The sequence GCCCAAATCGTCGCCGAGTATCTCGACGACCACGCGGCCGTCGAGTGGGTGAACTACCCCGGACTCGAATCGCACGAGACGCACGCGGAGGCCTCGGAGTATCTGGAGGGCGGCTACGGCGGGATGATTACGTTCGGCCTCTCGGAAGGGTACGACGCCGCCCGCGCGACGGTCGAGAGCGTCGAACTCGCCTCGTTGCTGGCGAACGTCGGCGACGCGAAGACGCTGGTCATCCACCCCGCGTCGACGACCCACCAGCAACTCACCGCGGAGGAGCAGGAGGCGGCGGGCGTCACCGACGACATGGTTCGGCTCTCCGTCGGCATCGAAGACCCCGAGGACATCCTCGCCGACTTGGACCAAGCCATCGAGGCGGCGACGAACTGAGCTTACTCCTCGGGCCGCAGCATGCTCCGTCCCTCGAACACCTTCCCCAGTCGATACATCGAGGCGACGATGGTGTCGCAGGCGGGCCGGACCGCCTTCTTCGGGAGGAATCCGACCGAGAACCCGGCGACTTCGAGCATCGGGAGGTCGTTCGCGCCGTCGCCGACGGCGACGGTCTGGCTCATCTCGACGTCCAACTCGTCGGCGAGGCGTTCGAGTTCGCGGTCCTTCGTCCCCTCGATGAGCGGGCCTTCCGCCTCGCCGGTCAGTCGCCCGCCCTTCACGGGGAGGCGGTTGGCGACGATGGTGTCCACGTCGACCCCCTCCGCTTCCAGTGCAGTTTCGACGCCGCGCTCGAACCCGCCGGTGAGGATAGCGGTGTGGTGGCCGTAGTCGTTGAGCCGTCTGATGAGTTTCGCCGCGCCGGGTCGGAGTTTCACCTCGTCGTACGCCTCCTGCGCGCGTTCCTCCTCCAGTCCTTCGAGGAGCGCCGCGCGGTCGTAGAGGCTCTCCGCGTAGCTGAGTTCGTCGTTCATCGCCCGCTCGGTGATGTCAGCCATCTCGTCGGCAACACCCTTCCGCTTGCCGAGCAGCACCGTCATCTCCGAGTCCGAGAGCGTTCCGTCGAAGTCGAACGCGACGAGTTTCATGCCGAGTGAGAGGGGGGCCGCGGGTTTGAAACCACCCGAAACGGCACGTTTCGCGCCCCTACCCCTCACCGGGTCGCTATCGAGGGAGACGAGCCGAACGCGGACGACTGGGTCGTTTCCCGATTATCGCCGTCGCGCTCGCCGACCGGTCCCGCCGAAGCGATGCACGTCACCGAATCCTTCGTGCAATCCGACGCGCCAGATTGGACACAAACGTGCATATCGAGCGACTTGTATCACCCCTCGCCAAGCATGCCTGTGAAGAAACCCTTAACCGCTATCCGAAGAAGCGTAGAGCCATGAAGGTGCTGGTCACCGACCCTATCGCGGACGCCGGCTTGGAACGACTCCGCGAGGCGGGTCACGAAGTCGAAACCGCCTACGACGTAGCGGGCGAAGAACTGCTCTCGGCCGTCGCCGACGCCAACGCGCTCGTGGTTCGCT is a genomic window of Haloprofundus halophilus containing:
- the serB gene encoding phosphoserine phosphatase SerB gives rise to the protein MKLVAFDFDGTLSDSEMTVLLGKRKGVADEMADITERAMNDELSYAESLYDRAALLEGLEEERAQEAYDEVKLRPGAAKLIRRLNDYGHHTAILTGGFERGVETALEAEGVDVDTIVANRLPVKGGRLTGEAEGPLIEGTKDRELERLADELDVEMSQTVAVGDGANDLPMLEVAGFSVGFLPKKAVRPACDTIVASMYRLGKVFEGRSMLRPEE